One genomic region from Hoeflea algicola encodes:
- the cydB gene encoding cytochrome d ubiquinol oxidase subunit II, protein MILHQLIDYDVLRVIWWGLLGVLLIAFAMTDGFDMGVGALLPFVGKTDAERRVAINTVGPVWEGNQVWFILGGGSIFAAWPPLYAVSFSGFYLAMFLILAALIVRPVAFKFRSKREDAKWRSRWDWALFAGGAVPALLFGVAVGNVLQGVPFHLTDDLHSIYEGTLYSKFFGLLDPFSLLAGVVSLSMLVMHGGAWLSVKAEGMVQQRARRYGSIAALIAVAGYVLAGLWLAYGIDGYRIVGDFVTDGPSNPLQFDVERTASWLVAYSERPWIAIAPAMGIVGGLLTFLGLRAGREVSTLLISKMTILGVISSVGLTMFPFILPSSSDPRSSLSVWNASSSHLTLFVMLVVTVIFLPLILAYTVWVYKVLWGKVTEADVTDNSHSAY, encoded by the coding sequence ATGATCCTGCATCAACTAATAGACTATGACGTTCTGCGCGTGATCTGGTGGGGGCTGCTTGGCGTGTTGCTGATTGCCTTTGCCATGACCGACGGGTTCGATATGGGGGTCGGCGCGCTGTTGCCGTTCGTCGGCAAGACCGATGCCGAACGCCGGGTGGCGATCAACACGGTTGGCCCGGTCTGGGAGGGCAACCAGGTCTGGTTCATTCTCGGTGGCGGATCGATTTTTGCGGCCTGGCCGCCGCTCTATGCGGTGTCGTTCTCGGGCTTCTACCTGGCAATGTTCCTGATTCTGGCGGCGCTGATCGTGAGGCCGGTTGCGTTCAAGTTTCGCTCCAAGCGCGAAGACGCCAAATGGCGCTCGCGGTGGGACTGGGCGCTGTTTGCCGGCGGCGCGGTTCCGGCGCTGCTGTTTGGCGTGGCAGTCGGCAATGTCCTGCAGGGCGTGCCGTTCCATCTTACCGATGATCTGCATTCGATCTATGAGGGCACGCTCTACAGCAAGTTCTTCGGCCTGCTCGATCCGTTTTCGCTGCTTGCCGGTGTGGTGTCGCTGTCGATGCTGGTAATGCACGGCGGCGCCTGGCTGTCGGTGAAGGCCGAAGGCATGGTGCAGCAACGCGCACGGCGTTACGGCTCGATTGCAGCGCTTATCGCGGTGGCGGGCTATGTATTGGCCGGCCTGTGGCTGGCTTACGGGATCGACGGTTACCGGATTGTCGGCGACTTTGTCACCGACGGCCCTTCCAATCCGCTGCAATTTGATGTCGAGAGAACCGCAAGCTGGCTGGTGGCTTATAGTGAACGACCGTGGATCGCCATCGCCCCGGCCATGGGTATTGTTGGCGGATTGCTGACCTTCCTGGGGCTTCGTGCCGGCCGTGAGGTGTCGACGCTTTTGATTTCCAAGATGACGATCCTCGGGGTGATCTCGTCGGTGGGGCTGACGATGTTTCCGTTCATCCTGCCATCGTCTTCCGATCCGCGCTCATCGTTGAGCGTGTGGAACGCCTCCTCATCACACTTGACGTTGTTCGTGATGCTGGTGGTGACGGTGATATTCCTGCCGCTG